A region from the Halobellus litoreus genome encodes:
- a CDS encoding DUF367 family protein has translation MTVDAADSEALDSEVADTYGLHVRYEGDDDPEKCTARKLARFDLVELHRSDRVTPYGVVLNPHAERALSPADADAKRLVALDCSWESAGEARFSLPGDHRALPYLVAANPVNFGRPMRLTTVEALAAALAIFGRRERAAALLSKFTWGHTFLELNDEPLRRYAECDDSSEVVAVQGEYLDRGEE, from the coding sequence GTGACTGTCGACGCCGCCGACTCCGAAGCGCTCGATAGCGAGGTCGCCGACACCTACGGCCTCCACGTGCGCTACGAGGGCGACGACGACCCCGAAAAGTGCACGGCGCGGAAGCTCGCCCGGTTCGACCTCGTCGAACTCCACCGCTCCGACCGGGTGACGCCCTATGGGGTCGTCCTCAACCCACACGCCGAGCGGGCGCTCTCGCCCGCCGACGCGGACGCGAAACGGCTCGTCGCGCTCGACTGCTCGTGGGAGTCCGCCGGCGAGGCGCGCTTCTCGCTGCCCGGGGATCACCGGGCGCTGCCGTATCTGGTGGCCGCGAACCCGGTCAACTTCGGTCGGCCGATGCGACTGACCACCGTCGAGGCGCTCGCGGCGGCGCTGGCGATTTTCGGGCGGCGCGAGCGCGCGGCGGCGCTGCTCTCGAAGTTCACCTGGGGGCACACGTTCCTGGAGCTGAACGACGAACCGCTCCGTCGCTACGCCGAGTGCGACGATTCGTCCGAGGTCGTCGCCGTCCAGGGGGAGTACCTCGATCGCGGCGAGGAGTGA
- a CDS encoding DUF5518 domain-containing protein, with protein MNTNWRAIGIGFVVMLVVGAFGLWLPVVGQVGAGLVGGFVAGYLAGGIGNGAWNGLVAGSISGIAVSVLAALLGGLIGLAGGPLGGFLGGAGVFLVGVVITLLFAIDSAIGGAIGGLFNR; from the coding sequence ATGAACACGAACTGGCGGGCCATCGGCATCGGTTTCGTCGTGATGCTCGTCGTCGGCGCGTTCGGCCTGTGGCTCCCGGTCGTCGGCCAGGTCGGCGCCGGCCTCGTCGGCGGGTTCGTCGCCGGCTACCTCGCCGGCGGGATCGGGAACGGCGCGTGGAACGGGCTGGTCGCCGGATCGATCTCCGGGATCGCGGTCTCGGTGCTCGCCGCGCTGCTCGGCGGGTTGATCGGGCTCGCGGGCGGCCCGCTGGGGGGGTTCCTCGGCGGCGCGGGGGTCTTCCTCGTCGGCGTCGTCATCACGCTCTTGTTCGCGATCGACAGCGCCATCGGCGGGGCGATCGGCGGCCTGTTCAACCGCTGA
- a CDS encoding NOG1 family protein: MIFESLPTTPRSEELLDKAFSRAARAGRAKSGLEAQQSMLQTASSILSDNLENVVTQWPDFGTVDPFYYELADAIVDVDELRQSLSRVTWTSRQISELRREYQPKLRNTDADTARKHRKQAFARMADLVEDVADDLKRIGEARDALKTLPDIRPDEPAIVVAGYPNVGKSSFVNAVTRAKNEIARYPFTTKGVHVGHFERDRIRYQIIDTPGLLDRPEAERNDIERQAVSAIEHLADAVVFVLDASEACGYPLDAQLELRESVAARFRERDVPVLTVNNKSDRSRDVEADLHMSVESGEGVDAVLDAAVEAVDWTPDIPPSRQE; encoded by the coding sequence ATGATTTTCGAGTCCCTCCCGACGACGCCCCGGTCGGAGGAACTTCTCGACAAGGCGTTCTCCCGGGCGGCCCGTGCGGGGCGCGCGAAGTCCGGCCTGGAGGCCCAGCAGTCGATGCTCCAGACGGCCTCGTCGATCCTCTCGGACAACCTAGAGAACGTCGTCACGCAGTGGCCTGACTTCGGGACAGTCGATCCCTTCTACTACGAACTCGCGGACGCCATCGTCGACGTCGACGAACTCAGACAGAGCCTCTCGCGGGTCACGTGGACGAGTCGACAGATTAGCGAGCTCCGGCGGGAGTACCAGCCGAAGCTCCGGAACACCGACGCCGACACGGCGCGGAAGCACCGCAAGCAGGCGTTCGCGCGGATGGCCGACCTCGTCGAGGACGTCGCCGACGACCTCAAACGCATCGGCGAGGCCCGCGACGCGCTGAAGACGCTCCCGGACATCCGCCCGGACGAACCCGCCATCGTCGTCGCCGGCTACCCGAACGTCGGCAAGTCGTCGTTCGTCAACGCGGTCACCCGCGCGAAAAACGAGATCGCGCGCTATCCGTTCACGACGAAGGGCGTCCACGTCGGGCACTTCGAGCGGGATCGGATCCGGTATCAGATCATCGACACGCCGGGGCTGCTCGACCGGCCGGAGGCGGAGCGAAACGACATCGAACGGCAGGCAGTGAGCGCGATCGAACACCTCGCGGACGCGGTCGTCTTCGTCCTCGACGCGAGCGAGGCCTGCGGCTATCCGCTGGACGCACAACTGGAACTGCGGGAGTCCGTCGCCGCGCGGTTCCGCGAGCGCGACGTCCCCGTGCTCACGGTGAACAACAAGAGCGACCGCTCGCGCGACGTCGAGGCGGACCTGCATATGAGCGTCGAGAGCGGCGAAGGCGTCGACGCGGTCCTCGATGCGGCGGTCGAGGCGGTCGACTGGACGCCGGACATCCCGCCGTCACGGCAGGAGTAG
- a CDS encoding MgtC/SapB family protein has protein sequence MFDPLTAPLSEVVLRLLVATSLGALIGLEREQSESAGRFAGSRTFPLFALYGALLFAFFGDGLLVALGVLVVPLTVAYIAKVWSDGDLGLTTLTSALLTTVLGAMTMHSDRAATLAVVVGGAVTVLLTVKDPLHEFADRIDASERLASAKFILIVLVVLPSLPDRSMDVLYGLNPRFVWLMVVFVTGLGFVAYVLGGVLGPERGIALTGVVGGFVSSTATTVSMAGKTAQNETLYRICAFAVVTASIVMFPRALVEVSVVNPDLLPTVALPLGVMTGVGAVSAALLYWRTATEEPVEADELKNPFRLRPALVFGAVFAVVLLVSEYANQWFGASGVYATAFFSGLADVDAMTITLSRLAAQGTVSTEVATTGIVIAAIANTLVKAGLALFLGTYRLGRLVSIVLGVVVLSGVAMLALPV, from the coding sequence ATGTTCGATCCACTCACCGCCCCGCTGTCGGAAGTCGTCCTGCGACTCCTCGTCGCGACCAGCCTCGGCGCGCTCATCGGTCTCGAACGCGAACAGAGCGAGTCGGCCGGGCGGTTCGCCGGCAGTCGGACGTTCCCGCTGTTCGCGCTGTACGGCGCGCTGCTCTTCGCGTTTTTCGGTGACGGGCTGCTCGTCGCGCTCGGCGTCCTCGTCGTTCCGCTGACCGTCGCGTACATAGCGAAGGTCTGGAGCGACGGCGATCTCGGCCTCACGACGCTCACGTCGGCGCTTCTCACGACGGTCCTGGGCGCGATGACGATGCACTCGGACCGCGCCGCGACGCTCGCCGTCGTCGTCGGCGGAGCGGTCACGGTCCTCCTCACCGTGAAGGACCCGCTCCACGAGTTCGCCGACCGAATCGACGCGAGCGAACGGCTGGCGTCGGCGAAGTTCATCCTCATCGTGCTCGTCGTGTTGCCGTCGCTTCCGGACCGCTCGATGGACGTCCTCTACGGGCTCAACCCGCGGTTCGTCTGGCTGATGGTGGTATTCGTCACCGGCCTCGGATTCGTCGCGTACGTCTTGGGCGGCGTCCTCGGCCCCGAGCGCGGCATCGCGCTGACGGGCGTCGTCGGCGGGTTCGTCTCCTCGACGGCGACGACGGTGTCGATGGCGGGCAAGACGGCACAGAACGAGACGCTGTATCGGATCTGCGCGTTCGCCGTCGTCACCGCATCCATCGTGATGTTCCCCCGGGCGCTCGTGGAGGTCTCGGTTGTCAATCCGGATCTCTTGCCGACGGTCGCGCTGCCGCTCGGCGTGATGACCGGCGTCGGTGCCGTCTCGGCGGCGCTGCTCTACTGGCGGACGGCGACCGAAGAACCGGTCGAGGCCGACGAGCTGAAGAATCCGTTTCGATTGCGCCCGGCGCTCGTCTTCGGTGCGGTCTTCGCCGTCGTCCTCCTGGTCTCGGAGTATGCCAACCAGTGGTTCGGCGCCTCGGGCGTGTACGCGACCGCCTTCTTCTCCGGACTGGCCGACGTCGACGCGATGACGATCACGCTGAGCAGACTCGCGGCGCAGGGCACGGTCTCGACCGAGGTCGCGACGACCGGAATCGTGATCGCCGCCATCGCGAACACGCTCGTCAAGGCTGGGTTAGCGCTGTTTCTCGGGACCTACCGACTCGGACGACTCGTGTCGATCGTTCTGGGCGTCGTCGTGCTGAGCGGAGTGGCGATGCTCGCGCTGCCGGTGTGA
- a CDS encoding SIMPL domain-containing protein: MNRRLGIGTIAIATLVLLAGCTAPLQTTEGDAPFGDRHRTISTSGSGEVSTEADRAVVTVAVTARADSAEGARSTVAADASEMREALREAGVDDDAVTTASYRVRPIVDSARESGEREVTGYEAVHAYRIETTPDAAGTVVDTAVGNGATEVYGVSFTLSDETRTELREQALERAMDSARDDADAIASAAGLSVTGVQSASTSGGYAPAYEVRETAADAGGAPTQFEGGSVTVSATVDVTFTAEA, from the coding sequence ATGAACCGACGACTCGGTATCGGGACGATCGCCATCGCAACGCTCGTGCTGCTCGCGGGGTGTACTGCCCCGCTCCAGACGACGGAGGGAGACGCACCGTTCGGGGACAGACACCGAACGATTTCGACCAGCGGGAGCGGTGAGGTGTCCACGGAGGCCGACAGGGCCGTCGTGACCGTCGCCGTCACCGCTCGGGCCGACAGCGCCGAGGGGGCGCGATCGACGGTGGCCGCCGACGCGTCTGAAATGCGCGAGGCGCTCCGCGAGGCCGGCGTCGACGACGACGCGGTGACGACCGCGTCCTACCGCGTCCGACCGATCGTCGATTCCGCCCGCGAGAGCGGCGAACGCGAGGTCACCGGCTACGAAGCCGTCCACGCCTACCGGATCGAGACGACGCCCGACGCGGCGGGCACCGTCGTCGACACCGCCGTCGGCAACGGCGCTACCGAGGTCTACGGCGTGAGCTTCACGCTCAGCGACGAGACGCGGACGGAGCTCCGCGAGCAGGCGCTCGAACGGGCGATGGACTCGGCGCGCGACGACGCCGACGCCATCGCGTCGGCCGCCGGACTGTCGGTGACGGGCGTCCAGTCCGCCTCGACGAGCGGCGGCTACGCGCCGGCCTACGAGGTGCGAGAGACCGCCGCCGACGCCGGCGGCGCGCCGACGCAGTTCGAGGGCGGGTCGGTGACGGTCTCCGCGACCGTCGACGTGACGTTCACCGCCGAGGCGTAG
- a CDS encoding TIGR00341 family protein has protein sequence MRLVQVMVPTGKREAVLGVLDEEDVDYAVSDETSGRDYTAVVSFPLPTAAVEPVLDELRGVGIERDAYTVVVQAETVVSERFEALEERYESDEEENGNGDRIAREELVARANDMAPTVRPYVLMTAVSAVVATAGLLLDSPAVVVGSMVIAPLIGPAMAASVGTVVDDSDLAIRGIKLQALGGGLSIGAAAVFAVLLRVTNVVPLTAEEVFAIGEVRERLAPDVLSLVIALGAGAAGAVSLASGVSSALVGVMIAAALVPPTAVVGIGIAWGEPQTVIGSAVLVLVNILAINLVALVVLWRMGYRPKLWFREDEARSATVKRIAVLAVALLLLTGLLGAFTYSSYRTADFEADATAAIESELPPDATLLSLDVTYEGFPVQSPRTVVVTVGYPPSSSPPPVAESIRERVTASAPDPIGPFGQGDVRVEIRYVGVDRAGS, from the coding sequence TGCGACTCGTCCAGGTGATGGTGCCGACCGGGAAGCGCGAGGCGGTGCTCGGCGTCCTTGACGAGGAGGACGTCGATTACGCGGTCTCCGACGAGACCAGCGGCCGCGATTACACCGCGGTCGTTTCGTTCCCGCTCCCGACGGCGGCGGTCGAACCGGTGCTGGACGAACTCCGCGGCGTCGGAATCGAGCGGGACGCCTACACCGTGGTCGTCCAGGCGGAGACGGTCGTCTCCGAGCGGTTCGAAGCCCTCGAAGAACGCTACGAGTCCGACGAGGAGGAGAACGGGAACGGCGACCGGATCGCCCGCGAAGAGTTGGTGGCGCGGGCGAACGATATGGCGCCGACGGTCCGACCGTACGTGCTGATGACGGCCGTGAGCGCGGTCGTCGCCACCGCCGGACTCCTGCTCGACTCGCCCGCGGTCGTCGTCGGGTCGATGGTCATCGCGCCGCTCATCGGCCCGGCGATGGCCGCGAGCGTCGGGACCGTCGTCGACGACAGCGACCTCGCCATCCGTGGGATCAAACTGCAGGCGCTCGGCGGCGGGCTGTCGATCGGCGCCGCCGCGGTGTTCGCGGTGCTGTTGCGAGTGACGAACGTCGTCCCCCTCACCGCCGAGGAGGTGTTCGCCATCGGCGAGGTCAGAGAGCGGTTGGCCCCCGACGTGCTCTCGCTCGTGATCGCGCTCGGCGCCGGTGCCGCGGGCGCGGTCTCGCTCGCCTCGGGCGTCTCCTCCGCGCTCGTCGGCGTGATGATCGCCGCCGCGCTCGTGCCGCCGACCGCCGTCGTCGGCATCGGCATCGCGTGGGGCGAACCGCAGACGGTGATCGGGTCGGCGGTGCTCGTGCTCGTGAACATCCTCGCGATCAACCTCGTCGCGCTCGTCGTCCTCTGGCGGATGGGCTACCGGCCGAAGCTGTGGTTCCGCGAGGATGAGGCGCGCTCGGCGACGGTCAAGCGGATCGCGGTGCTCGCGGTCGCGCTGCTGCTCCTCACGGGGCTGCTCGGCGCGTTCACGTACAGTTCCTACCGCACCGCCGACTTCGAGGCGGACGCGACCGCCGCCATCGAGTCGGAGCTACCGCCGGACGCGACGCTTCTGAGCCTCGACGTGACCTACGAGGGGTTCCCCGTGCAGAGCCCGCGGACCGTGGTCGTGACCGTCGGGTATCCGCCGTCGTCGTCGCCGCCGCCCGTCGCCGAGTCGATACGCGAGCGCGTCACCGCCTCAGCACCCGATCCGATCGGCCCGTTCGGCCAGGGCGACGTCCGTGTGGAGATCAGGTACGTCGGCGTCGATCGAGCGGGGAGTTAA